A region of the Phaeodactylum tricornutum CCAP 1055/1 chromosome 1, whole genome shotgun sequence genome:
GTGAGACTATTGCAGATGGATGACTCGAATGCCGCGGTTCTTTTCAGATGATCCATGATGCTCGACTATGTGgttctttacagttaagaaGTTGCACCGATGTCAAACTTCTTTCTGATTGTCGCTCGGGTGAAGGGTATTGATCTCTCCGTAGAATGGcatttctcacagtcagtcacatGTCTGCTGGCTACCAGATAGTTAGACTTTGATTTTATGCTatgtaacagtaaaatagAAGAATATTGAAGTGCAGCATCTGTCCTCTGTCCGTAGAGAGCTATGTTGGTCCGGGTGTACATGTCTAACCGTTCCGAGTTTATACTTCGCTCTGCTTCTTGGCTTTCCAAAGCTCTGTATAGCTGCATTCTATAGTAATCCTGTCCTACTTGCGCAATTCTCGTCGGTATTACAGTAGTTTGTCCAAAACCTACTCCCGTGGATTGCAACGATGACACCTACGGTACATACATGCTGCTTCTTGACGTGTTCACGTCTCtattttttcttctcgtgccgacaagaagaaatcccACTGGCTAGCCATGTGGCTGCCTTCAAAAGATGAGGTCAAAGGAATTTATAAATACATGTTTGCAAGATGGGGAAGATGgttctttttctccttcTTGATCTCTCCATACTCATCATTCCACTCCCAAACACGGGCGAGCTCTCGGCCCTTTTCCGAGACACTTCGCTTCAGCTTGTTTAACGCAGTCTCGAAATCCTCCGCTGTGACAGGGCGGAGCCTTTGCAAGGAGCCTTGAGTCATGTCCTCTCTAGTATTCATAAAGCCTTGGTCCAAGAGACGAGCTTGTTCGTGACTGATTTGAACCACGGCTTCCCGACAAACTTCTTTGATATCCGAACCCGTGTAGCCTTCAAGGCGCTCAGCAATCTGTGTCAAATTGACCTCCGGGTCCAATCGGTTTTCGGCAAGAGTTACTTCCAAAATCTCTGTGCGAGTCTCAAGGTCGGGCAAATCAACCAAAATTCGCCGCGGAAAGCGCCGCAGCACTGCTTCGTCCAGGTCGAATGGACGATTCGTTGATCCGATTACTACCACTCGCTCGGACCCTGCTTCACCCGATCCATTTGTTCCTGAATTCAAACCATCCCATTCGCTCATCATGGTTGTCTTCACGCTCGTCAAAGTCCCGTGAGCTGAATCGTCTGATGTACCTTCTCGACTCGACAACAAGGAATCGACCTCGTCAACGAAGATTACGCAAGGTGCCAGGCGACGGGCGAGAGTGAAAACGGCCTTGGCGTTCTTTTCTGACTCCCCTAGCCATTTGTTCTCTACGGAAGACGCATCCACACTGAGAAAACTTGCACCACCTTCGGTGGCAACTGCCTTTGCCAACATAGTCTTTCCAGTTCCTATTTAACGGGGGGGAAAGGTTAGAACCATCGGGCACGATAACAAGTGTGAAAGAGTTATTTGCGTACCTGGCGGACCAAAAAGTAGCACTCCCTTCACAGCCTCCCGAGCAATTCCTTCGCTGTAAAGATGGGGAAACTTTAGAGGGTACGTTATACTTTGCCGCAACAGCTCCTTTACTTCGTTCAAACCCCCGATCATATCGTATGTGACACCAATATCCTGAGGAGAGACTACCTGAGAGATAAGAGCTCGTTCGTGTTTATCTTGTGCAAGGGCCGCAATCTCGTCTTTAGAGCGGTGTGAAGTTGATGCACTAGAGGAAATCGAAAGGCCTCCAGCTGGAGAAGGACTGATGCGACAAATCATAGAGAGAGCTGTTTCCAAGCTTGACGGGTGGATGTATTGAAAGTCCTTGTTCCCTTTCGTGTCTgcgttctcgtcgtcgcttcGCGGAACGAGGGTATCGTCATTCAGCAACAACTGGCTCAACGTCACATCAACACCAAGACTGTTTTCTCGAAAATGCATTTCGTCCGGAGATTCTTGCTGACGTTGTGATTTGGCTGCTTCAAGCTCAATCGCACATTTAATCACATTTTCCATGGATTCGCCAATGTCTCTCACACTGAGCATTTGCCGAAGTGACGAACCTGCACCGCAAGTGCCAGTATGCTCTTGCAACGCTAGGTTGCGCTGGTCCAAGAGCTCGTTGAGATTTCGTCTGTTCTGGCGAAAGACTACCGAACCGCGCTCTCGAGCAATCCACGAATCCCAGGACCTGGCACGCACAGGGTCTGTCGGTGTCTGTGGGGCAATAGGCCGGCACAGAGACTCCAGTCGTGCCAAGTTTCGGTCTGCCTTGTTTTCACGCTCTTTAGAATCCTGTGCGTCCTTGGATGCCATGACCGCTGCGGCGGCTGCCATCGTACGCACGCGTTTCTGCTTCAAGCTTCGACGACGGCCTTCGTCCTCCTCCGCATTCTCTGCCTCCTCCTGATTGTTGAGAATCTTTTGGAACCATCCACCCATGTTGTGATTGCTGCTTTGGTTCACTTGGTTCCGACCAGGAAGCTTACCCCGATTTGTCTGATGCAGCGGGGGCGGCACGTAGACGCTTAACATTACCCCTTGACACTTGGGATCGGACAAAGCGGGGGCAGCTCGTGCCAAATTTTCGGCGATTCCCTTCCGCAAATTCTCGTTCCGCAGAATTTGTGCAAAAGCCTTGTGAAGGTCTGGCGAGAGCTCAGAGGGCATTTCACCGTCATCGTTTAGTTCCGCGAGACGATCCAAAAGCTCCGCCATGGCGTGCTGCAATGTTTGCTGAATTACCTCAGGTGGCGGAGGGTGTGCCGAGGGGTCATTGCTTTCAAATGGTGGAGATAGGGAAGCGTTAAAGAACTGTGGTGGTGGCAAGGGAGCTCCACCGTTCGTTTGCATTTGCTGCTGAAGCATTTGCGTCCATCGCTCCAACTCTGCTTTGATGGGCGAGTCGTCTTCCAcgttttgctgttgctgttgttccAGGCGTTCCCTAGCTTGCATGGCCATCATGTGCGGAAACAGGTTGCCTGCTTGCGGAGGTGCAATCGCACCAAGGACTCCAGGGGTCCCGTCCCCATCGACTGTGCGCGCCAAAAAGATATTGAATCGCCGTGACCCTTCCGGATCGTTTTGCCCAGAAGCGTTTTGATTGTGCGGCGAAAACCCGAACCAAGGTGCTGCTCCAGCCAAATCACGAGTTGTGGGCATCATTCCGTTGCTATCGTCCATGGTGGGCGGATTGTCATGTGCAGCCGGTTCCTGTGGCAAGACTGTTGTTTTGGCGTCAATACCTTTGCCAAGTATCACCAAATTCATGCTCTCTTTGGAATTGCACTCTTGCAAGAGCACTTCAACGACCGATTTGCTTTTAAGCAAGGACGTGGAAGACTGCGTACGCAAAAAGAGAACGAGAGGTAAGGGCTTGTCCGCTC
Encoded here:
- a CDS encoding predicted protein — translated: LAQDKHERALISQVVSPQDIGVTYDMIGGLNEVKELLRQSITYPLKFPHLYSEGIAREAVKGVLLFGPPGTGKTMLAKAVATEGGASFLSVDASSVENKWLGESEKNAKAVFTLARRLAPCVIFVDEVDSLLSSREGTSDDSAHGTLTSVKTTMMSEWDGLNSGTNGSGEAGSERVVVIGSTNRPFDLDEAVLRRFPRRILVDLPDLETRTEILEVTLAENRLDPEVNLTQIAERLEGYTGSDIKEVCREAVVQISHEQARLLDQGFMNTREDMTQGSLQRLRPVTAEDFETALNKLKRSVSEKGRELARVWEWNDEYGEIKKEKKNHLPHLANMYL